CGCAATTCAATTCGGCCACGACTGAGGAGTCGTGGAAAAAATGCAGTTATAATTCTGCACTACATTCCGCTCTCAACTTCAATTTAGCCAATGCGTTATAGCAATCCAATTGCTGAAAAATTTCAACAATTAATGCAACTACCACTGGAATATTATGACCGTCAGAGTATCCTATTAACTAACCGGATCAGAGTAATGTTCTGAGAACGGAAAGTAGTTAAGGAGAAAACCTATGAACTCAGTTATTACGCAAACGTATGTACAAATGGCCAAAGCTCATGGTTGCAGCGTGGACCAGATTCTGGAAAACCCAGATTTCCGTAGCGAGTTCCTTCAATCAGCTAGGACATTGCTTGGTGAACACCTCCCTGAGCGAGAGCTCCTACACACACTCACGAACTTAAGAAGAAAATCTAAGCTGCCACGCTCTCGTGATTTAATAGCTAGGAGTGGATTGTAGTCGAATAGAATCCCAGATTCTTGGGTAAAAACGAAATATCGACAACCGACATTGGACTTCTTGCGATGTGAATTAAGATATCGCGAACCTCATCTGTATTTAATTTGCCTTATGCCCCGTCCTCGAAAGGAGGACCGCCTGTGAAATTTGAAGAGTCATTTCATGCCTTGACCGGGAACGCGCCGTTTCCCTGGCAGGTGGCCCTGTTTGATAAGTTCAAAGAGGGCGCATTTCCCGCTTCATGCAATCTGCCGACGGGGTTGGGCAAGACATCTGTCTTGGCAATCTGGTTGCTGGCATTTAAAGAGAACCCCACTCATGTTCCTCGCCGATTGGTTTATGTCGTCAACCGTCGAACGGTCGTAGATCAGACCACAAATGAAGCGGAGAAGTTAAAAGAAAACTGTTCGAAGGTCGGCATAACCGAACTGGCTATTAGCACCCTGCGAGGCCAGTTTGCCGATAATCGCGAGTGGAGCGCAGACCCCTCCCGGCCCGCGATCATATGCGGGACAGTAGATATGATCGGTAGCCGACTGCTCTTCAGTGGCTATGGCATTGGGTTTAAAGCGAAACCACTACATGCGGGTTTTCTCGGCCAGGATGTCCTACTGGTCCACGACGAAGCCCACCTGGAGCCGGCGTTTCAGGAGTTGCTGATTGCGATTGAAAAAGAACAGAGGCGGTGCAATGAGTTTCAGAAGTTCCATGTCGTGGAACTGTCTGCAACCTCACGTGCCGGCGGCGAGGTGTTTGGATTGACGAAAGAAGAACTCAATGTGCCCAAGTCCATTCCTAAAGCGCCGATAGAACCTGAGCAAGAAACCCCGTTGCAAGTCGTTCACCGTCGCATGAAAGCGAAAAAAGGCATCAAATTCCATCCGTTCGCAAAGGATCAGCTTGCCAGGAAAATTGACGAGTTGATTGAAACCCAATGGAAGGATTCGGGCAAGGCGATTCTGATTTTTGTTCGTGCAGTCGCGGACGTTGAAAAAATCGAAAAATTGCTTTCAGAGCGAAACAAAAAAGTCGAACATAAACCTGTTCAAGTTCTTACAGGGACACTGCGTGGGTTGGAACGTGATCGTCTAGCGGAAAATGATGCGATTTTCGCCCGTTTTTTGGCCAAGCCGAAGGTTACGCCACAAGTCGGGACTGTCTATTTCATCTGCACCTCGGCCGGTGAAGTTGGCGTCGATCTTTCTGCCGATCACCTGATTTCGGATTTAACTCCTCTCGATAGCATGATGCAGCGATTTGGCCGCGTAAATCGTCGGGGCTTGGGTGAAGCAAACATCGACATTTTTTATGAAGCCGAACCCGATCCGAAGAAAGAGGACGATGCATTCGAGCGTGCGCGCTGGAAAACCAAAGCGATTTTAGAAAGATTACCGGTTTGCGATTGGAGTGCCGATAGGCGCGAAGCGGCACCTATTGAATTGCGCGTTCTCAATTTGACTAAAGAAGAACGTAAGGCCGCTTTCACACCAGAGCCTACGATTCTCCCGGTTACCGACATATTATTCGATGCCTGGTCGCTAACGACCATCAAAGAAAAGATGCCAGGCCGTCCACCAGTTGAACCGTATCTTCATGGATTACCTACGGAATGGCAACCTCCTGAGGCTCATGTTGCTTGGAGAATAGAGGTTGGGGAGATCACTGGGAAAATGCTCGAGGAATATGCACCGGCTGACCTGCTAGAAGATTATCCACTAAAGCCTCACGAATTGCTCAAAGATAACGCTAGCCGCATTTTTGAGCGGTTGAAGAGACTTAAAGTTGATGCCACTACACCTGTTTGGATTCTCTCTGAAGATGATTCTGTTAAACCGCTAACTCTCGGCGATTTGATAAAAGGTGACAAGGAATATTTAAATTACAAGACAATTTTACTTCCACCTTCGGCGGGGGGATTCGCAAGCGGAATGCTGGCCAGCGAATCCACAACTGCTAACGATGTTGCAGACGAGTGCTACGACGTGAAAAACCTGCAAATTCGAAAACGAATTTTCAATGAGAAGGAAGCGCCGGAGGAAATGAAGCTGGAACGCGAAATCGTTTTCAGAGAGGGCGAAGACAAAGATGGAGAACCAATAAAAATCTGGTACTGGTATGTCCGACCACAATCTACGGATTCTCCAAATGCCAGGGCAACGAAAGAGTATTTCCTTCAACCGCATTTGGATGATGCGAAACAAGCTGCTGAGCAATTTGTAGATAACCTTAAAATGCCCGAACCATTGCGAACTGCAGTTGTAGTTGCAGCGCAATTTCACGACATAGGCAAACGAAGGAAAGTCTGGCAGAACAGTCTCGGCAATATCGGTTACCCGAAATTCGAGTGGGCCAAATCGGGTAGGAAAATGGCTGCCCTCGAATTAAATCGTTACCGTCACGAATTTGGCTCCGTTCTCGACGTAACATCCCACTTTGAGTTCCAAAAACTTGATGAAGCCATCAAGGAACTTGTTTTTCACCTCATTGCAGCCCACCACGGTCGCGCCCGTCCGCACTTCCCGGTCGATGAGGCTTTTGATCCAGAACCGAAGGGAAGAAACGTGGAGGTAGTTATTAAAGAAGTTCCAAGGCGATTCGCTCGACTTCAACGCAAGTACGGTCGCTGGGGTTTGGCTTTTCTGGAATCGCTTGTACGCGCAGCTGATATCCAAGCTTCAAAGAAAGCGGAAGGGAATGACAAATGACAAATCCCGAAGCGAGTATTCGTGTAAAAGTTGATCCGACAAACCCCGGTCAATTTTTCGCATGCTGTGGCTTACTGGAACTAGCAGATCGGTTATGGCCGGGGGCCGAGGGGTGGTTTGAGGAAGCTGAGTTCCGCATGGATTGTGCAAAAGGGAAACTTGAAATTCTGTTACAGGAAATCTGCAACGCGGAATTGACACAGCTAGATACAAGCGACGATACGGGTTCAGCAATAGAGTTAGGAGCGCCATTCCGTCCTTTAGTCCTGGATTGGTGGCATGATGAACTGTTTGGCTCACGAAACAAACTTAATGGTAAAGAGCTAAAAGTTTGGGCGGGAACCATGGAAAGCGTCCGAATTGCCAAAGCGATGCAACTTGCAATGTCCGATAACACCTTACACACTTCAGAGTTGTTCAATGCTGGGCTGATCGCGCGGGATCCTGACGATCTCAAGAAGAAAGTCGAACCGTATTACTTTGATTCTCGTCGAGGACCAAATGCCCATTCACGAGATTTAGGATTCTCTCCGAACGATCTCGGATTGACGACAACTGCATTTCCGTTTGTCGAGTTTCTTTGTCTGATCGGTCTCCAGAGAACCCGAGCAAGACCGACTGATCAGCCCCGAATCTTCGATTACTTCACGTGGCCAATTGCGATAACAGCGAATCTGCTACTTCCCGCAGCGACGGGAAATCTTGAGTTGAGTGGTCAGATGGGCTATCGCTTTGAAAACTGGTATCGCACAAGTCAGAGAAAGCACAAGGCTTTTCTTCCCTCTGTTCCTCATTCTTTAGAAAGGTGACCGATGAGTAATTTGAAAAGATTTGATGAATTCCTGAAGCAAGATGGCCCGGTGGCCCTCGTGCTTCGCCAACATTTAATGCCTGTCGAAGGGCAAGATGGCGTTGTTTTCCCAGCAACTTATGCCGCTGGGGGGAACTTCCCTGGCGGATACAACATCGACTCATTTGAAAACAAGACAAATGTTGCCTTGATTGACAGCATCGGCTCGCAAGCCAATCGAATCGAACCAATCTTTGCGGAAGAAGACTACAAGCATCTCATTCCTCAAATTTCGGTAACAGTTGGCGTAAAACAAATAAGTATTTTGGAGGCTGGGCATCGTGCGGGTGATGCCATCGTTCGTTGTTCATCACTTGCTCCAACGCTTCAAGATGCCTTCAAGGCAGTGCTTTCTGGTTCTGCCGAACCGATCGCGAAAATTGCGCCCACTTCCCTGGTCTTCGGGGTGTGGGATTCGCGAGATACACAGGTCAAATTACCTCGAGTTTTTGCTTCGACCATCCGCGCATTCGAAGTTCGGCGATTAACCCGATCCGCTCAATACAATCCGCCTATCGATTATTCCACGCTCGAAGTATTTAGCGAGGAAGAGAAGGCTAAGGCCGAAGGAGACACGAAGAATCCCTTGGCAAAACGAGGTTTTGTACATGTGCCAGCAATCGGGTCACATGGCGGTGTGATCGCCGATGGTGGAATTCGCCGAGATGCCACATTGAGTCTCGCCGCACTGCGGCTTCTCCACGTAGGCAACGATCAAGACAGAACGCTCGCCCTACGACGTTACATTCTCGGCCTCTCGCTCATTGCAATTACTTATCCCCCTGCTGGCTATCTTCGACAAGGGTGCCTTCTCGTCTTGAACCCCAGCAAAGCCAATGAAAACGAATTCGTGGAAGTTCAATCCTCAGGAGAGCGTAAACCTTGCAATTTAACTCACGATGAAGCCAAGAAGTATGCAACCGAAGCCGCGATAGCTTTTGGCGTAGGGCCGAGTCAGACCGTTCCGTTTGAAAAAGAGCGAGCAAAACGTGACGTGAGCGGAGTAGCTGCTGAAAACGGGATGATTGATGGAAAAATCACGAAAGTAGAATCGGAGAGCATCACCATTAAAAGAGGCAAAAAAGATACGCCGGTAACCGTCGGAAGCGAAACCAAGTATTTCCTTGGTGATGCAGAATCCAACTATGAACTAGTGGTCGTTAAAGGCAAATCCGTCGAAGCCGAAGTTGCGAATGGTGTCGCAGTGAAAATAACCTCAAAGTGAGCTTTTAGGAGCAATCGATGAAGACTCAACTTTGTGTGACCATACGTTACTTGCAACCTTTGAGCCATGGACGAGGAGCTGGAGGCGAACCGGAGTGGCCTCCCACGCCTTTACGATTGTTCCAAGCCCTTGTGGCTGCAGCTGCCGCGAGGTGGAACGAGCGGATGGTTTTGGCTTATGCAGTACCCGCACTACGGTGGCTTGAAGGAAGGCCATTTCCTATTATCGTCGCAGCACCGGCACAGATTTCTGAAGTAAAGTGTCAGTTCTATGTGCCCGACAATACTGGCGATCTCCTAGTTCCAGCTTTCACTCGCGGTGATTTGCAAAGAGGTGTCAATCGTTCCGAAAAAATTATTCTACCAGTCCATCTGAATGGAGAAGCTGTTCATTATATCTATGAGCTTACCGATGGCGAATGTCCGCATATTGAAACTCTAACTGCTGCCGCGCGCTCAATTACCCATCTCGGTTGGGGTATAGACATGGCCGTAGGGAATGCAGCTATCATGGACGAAAAAGAAGTCAGCGCTTTAAAAGGCGAAGTTTGGCGGCCAGTACCCGATTCATCGGGTACCCCTCTTCGAGTACCGATCCAAGGAACACTTGATGCGCTGATTTCCAAGCACGAAGCATTCTTAAATCGACTCTCAAAGGATGGCTTCAAACCGGTGCCTCCTCTGTCCACCTTTAAAGTTGTCCGATATCGCAGAGCAACGGATTCTGCATCTAAGCCTTGGATTGCGTTTCAGATTTTACGTCCAGAAGCCGACCGTATAGCTTCGTTTGATACACCGCGACGTTGTCGAGATGTTGCCGCTTGGGTTCGACATGTTACGGGGCAGGTCTGCGACGGTTGGCCTTTTGGTTCAACCGAAAGTTTCGTTCATGGTCATGCGGGTCCGAACCGGCAGTTAAAAGGTGAAGAAGCGGATAAGCGATTTTCTTACTTGCCACTACCTACAATCAATCATGCGCTTAATCGGGTTGAAGCCATTCGGCGCGTTTTAATCACAGCTCCGCCTGGCTTTCAAGATCGCATCGATTGGATTCGAAGAAGGCTTCCGGGACAGGATTTAATTGATCTTGAAGGAGAAGTGAAAGGGATTCTTAACATTCTCCCCACTAATAATTGGGTTCTTGAGCAGTACACAACCGAGTCTTGCTGCTGGTCAACAGTAACACCCGTGATGTGGCCGGGGCACGACGATAATGACGCCCGCAAAGCGGAGAAACTTCTTCGCAATGCCTTCATTCACGCTGGATTAGCCCCGGAAGTTGTGGCGGGGATTGAAGAACTTGACTGGAGGCCAGTGGGATTCCGAGCGGGTTTGGATTTGGCACAGAACTACCGTCGACCCGAGAATCTGAATGGCCGAATGTATCATGTCCGCGTGAAGTTCGCTCATCCAGTTCGAGGCCCACTCGCTGTTGGCGCAGGGCGCTACCGCGGCTTCGGATTGTTCGCTAAAGCGGAAGTATAAGAGTGGTCTTATCAGTTTAAAACTAGTCTGACAAAGCCATCGCATATGGGGCTAATATCAAGCCCCCTTGCCCCGGAACAATCATAGAAGATTGTGCCGCGAAAAATATTTCGGAGCCCCCCATGCAGCCCCTGCCCCGCATCGACGATCAGCCCGTCCCTCTGCGAATGCTCAACGAATTCACCTATTGCCCCCGGCTGGGCTATCTCGAATGGGTCCAAGGCGAATGGGCCGATTCTCACGATACCCTACACGGCGAATTCATCCACCGAAACGTCGACCGAGAGGATAAAAAAGCGATCCCGGAAGCCGAAGAACTGGGGGAGGATTCGCTTCACGCTCGCTCCCTTCGACTCGAAAACGCCGAATTAGGGTTAGTGGCCCTTGTTGACGTTCTCGAACTCGATGGCGGTATCGCCACACCCGTCGACTACAAACGGGGCAGCGTACCGGACAATGCGGAACATTCCTGGGAACCCGAAAGGGTCCAAATCTGCGCACAGGGACTCCTGCTTCGCGCGGCCGGCTACAACTGTTCGGAAGGAATTCTGTACTACTCCGCCAGCAAACGCCGGATTTCTATTCCGTTCGATGAACCGCTGGTGCGGCGGACCCGGGATCTCATTGCGGAATTTCGTCGGGTCGCCCAGACCGGCCAGATTCCTCCTCCTTTAGTGGACAGTCCCAAATGTCCACGCTGTTCTCTAGTCGGTATTTGCTTACCCGATGAAACCCGGTTACTTGCGAATCTGTCCGAAGAATCATTAAGTTCCGAAGATCCCGAAAAAGAAGTTTCGCCGTCCAATTTCAGGCCGCCTCGGGCCGCACTGATCCCCCGAAGCGATGAGTTGCCGTTACATGTGACCGAGCAAGGAGCCCGACTCTGCAAGGACGGAGAAAGACTGGCCATCGAGTACCAGGGCGAACGGCTCGGAAGTTTTCGACTGATCGATATTTCTCAGGTCTGCGTCTACGGCAATATTCAAATGACCTCCCAGGCTCTCGCGGAACTCGTGGATCGGGATATTCCCATTTGCTACTTCACTCAGGGAGGGTACTTTCGCGGCATAACTCATGGGTTATCGCACCGGAATGTGGAACTCCGCATTCGGCAATATGCCGTTGCCGGCAATCCCCATCAAGCTCTGATCATTGCCCGGGCATTCATTGCGGGGAAAATTCGAAACTGCCGAACCATTCTCCGTCGCAATCGCCGCAAGGAGGAAGAGCAATCTCTCGATGATCCCTTCGGAAATCCGACAGGGGAAGCCCTGCCGCCCTCCACGACCCAGCGAGAAACGGATGGAGTGATCGAGCGTTTGAAGCACCATGCCTCGGAAGCTCTGCGCGCGGAATCGCTCGAATCTTTGATGGGAACGGAAGGCATGGCCGCAAAATTGTATTTCGGCGAATTCGCCAAATTATTGAAGAACGGCCTTCACTTTGAGGGTCGGAATCGCAGGCCCCCGACCGATCCTGTAAATGCGACTTTATCTTTTTTGTATGCCCTGCTGGCCAAGGAATGCCATGTGGCCTTGCAAGCAACCGGATTCGACCCGATGCTGGGATTTCTGCATAGACCCCGCTATGGCAGACCCTCTCTGGCACTCGATCTGGCGGAAGAATTCCGGCCGTTGATCGCCGATTCCACCGCACTGTCGTTATTAAACACCGGCGAATTATCGAAAACGCATTTCGTGCAGCGGGCCGGAGCATGTTCCTTAATTCCCACGGGCCGAAAAGCATTATTAACGGCCTGGGAACGACGGCTGTCCGGTGAAATAACCCATCCGGTCTTCGGATATGTTCTGAGTTACCGGCGAGTCATCGCTTTGCAGGCCCGGTTGCTGGGACGATTTCTCCTAGGAGAGATTCCGGCTTACCCGGCGTTTAAAACGAGATAGTTATCGGATATCAGCTAATAGCAGTCAGCTATCAGCGGTCAGCAGTTTGAAATGGTTGCAAGTGATTTGAAATACTCGTTTGCTCTTTTGGTTCGAACTGAAAGCTGAAAAATTCGGAGAAAAGATGCGCAACATATACATCATCGCTTACGATATCGTCGACGACAAACGCAGAACCAAAGTGCATAAGATTTTGAAAGGCCGCGGCGAAGCTTTGCAGTATTCGGTATTCCAATGCGCATTGTCCCGGTCGGAGTATGTGGTACTGCAATCGGACCTCTGGGAAATTTTGAATTTGCATGAGGATCGTGTGGTGCTGGTGGATTTAGGTCCCCAAGTAGGTCGGGGAAGTTTGGCCATGGAGAGTTGGGGCCGGGCTTTGATGGATCCGGTCGAGCCGGGCGCGCCGATGATTATTTAATTTGGAAAAAACCGGGATTTCGAAGCGGATTCAGTTGTGCTATTATCTTAAAGATGGCTAATATTTCTTGAAAATTCGCACTGCGAACGACCCGATGCCGATGAAGTCCCGGGACTCGCTCGCGATCGTAAAGTTCTTTGACATATGAGCTTATGTTTTCTATATTGTTTTTGGAGTTCACAATATGGCCTTCTACACCACCCGCTCGAAAAACGGTTCGCAAAGTGTTTGTGAAACGCCGTTTAGGGAGCGGGCGGTTTCCACGACTCATCTGTCGTGGCCGAATTGAAGCGAGAATTGTTACCATCAATTCGCTATGAGGCTCCTTCACGTTTCCACGACTCATCTGTCGTGGCCGAATTGAAGCTTGGATAGACGTTCTTAAACACCTTGAGCAGCAACGCGTTTCCACGACTCATCTGTCGTGGCCGAATTGAAGCCTGGGATTGAGTGTAATCCACAGGAACGGATTCCATGTTTCCACGACTCATCTGTCGTGGCCGAATTGAAGCCTGATAGCCACCTCGGCCATCTATAAGTAATTCTAAGTTTCCACGACTCATCTGTCGTGGCCGAATTGAAGCAAGTCGTAGGTGCAGATCATACCGAGCGGTTTCCCTGTTTCCACGACTCATCTGTCGTGGCCGAATTGAAGCTTGTAACCGGCATAAAAACCGAGGTATATTGCGTGGTTTCCACGACTCATCTGTCGTGGCCGAATTGAAGCGGCATCATTCGCTTACCTTCCTCGATGAATTTCGTCGTTTCCACGACTCATCTGTCGTGGCCGAATTGAAGCTCAACCAACCGCACACCGTTTCCTTTTTCAAAATCCCGTTTCCACGACTCATCTGTCGTGGCCGAATTGAAGCCCGGTTCCTCGGCCGGTACTGGATCAACGGTGCTGGCGTTTCCACGACTCATCTGTCGTGGCCGAATTGAAGCTCCCATACCGCCGTCGCCGCTGGAAATCTCTTGCGGAGTTTCCACGACTCATCTGTCGTGGCCGAATTGAAGCATCGTCAATCCGCGGGGCGTCTTCTTAGTTCACGATGTTTCCACGACTCATCTGTCGTGGCCGAATTGAAGCGGCGAGTGTCGAACTCATCAGGAGTGGGTGGGGGAGTTTCCACGACTCATCTGTCGTGGCCGAATTGAAGCCGGGACTGTAACACGAAGCTATTCTACGGCACGGGGTTTCCACGACTCATCTGTCGTGGCCGAATTGAAGCCCTTTCCTTAGGCCGGTGCGGCCGTGGTGTCGGCGTGTTTCCACGACTCATCTGTCGTGGCCGAATTGAAGCTTTGCCTGCCAACTCCGCCATCTTGCCCTTCACCAGGTTTCCACGACTCATCTGTCGTGGCCGAATTGAAGCAATTCCTTGAGCTTCCACCCCGGAAGCCCAATCGACGTTTCCACGACTCATCTGTCGTGGCCGAATTGAAGCCGGATTATCAAGCACATAGCGCTTGATCCCGTGGGCGGTTTCCACGACTCATCTGTCGTGGCCGAATTGAAGCGAGATGAGCAGGGGAAGATCCACCAGGTTAAGGCGAGTTTCCACGACTCATCTGTCGTGGCCGAATTGAAGCGCCGCAAATCCCTGCCAGGACGCCGGTTTTCAAGACGTTTCCACGACTCATCTGTCGTGGCCGAATTGAAGCAAAATGCTTGGCTATGTTCCCGATTGCGGAGAAATCCGTTTCCACGACTCATCTGTCGTGGCCGAATTGAAGCATCCGAGAGCCAAACCTTGATATTCGCACAAAGAGCGTTTCCACGACTCATCTGTCGTGGCCGAATTGAAGCACAGAGAGCTTCTCCCTCGGCACTCTCCTGCTTGCCGTTTCCACGACTCATCTGTCGTGGCCGAATTGAAGCGGAGCGATCCTGGCCGCCGCCGTGCCTGGAGAGTTCAAGTTTCCACGACTCATCTGTCGTGGCCGAATTGAAGCCTCGGGCGTCTCGTTAGCTCGTAGTTCATAGCCACAGTTTCCACGACTCATCTGTCGTGGCCGAATTGAAGCGCGCCGATGCAGTGAACGCTGGCGACCGCAAGGGGCCGTTTCCACGACTCATCTGTCGTGGCCGAATTGAAGCGACCAATGAGAGGGCAATACAGAGGATCATCCCATGGTTTCCACGACTCATCTGTCGTGGCCGAATTGAAGCTTTTCTTCCTCGACCCGGATGTCGTACCGGACGCCCGGTTTCCACGACTCATCTGTCGTGGCCGAATTGAAGCCACGCTTACTTCCCCCGTTACGCGCTTCGCAGAAGTGTTTCCACGACTCATCTGTCGTGGCCGAATTGAAGCCAAGTCTCTTCGGTCTGCCGTTCGTAGTCGTACAGAGTTTCCACGACTCATCTGTCGTGGCCGAATTGAAGCCACGGGATGTTGCGAGAAAGGGGCCGGGTATCCATGCGTTTCCACGACTCATCTGTCGTGGCCGAATTGAAGCCAGGATATTACCATCGACCTCTGGCGGCGCGAAAAGGTTTCCACGACTCATCTGTCGTGGCCGAATTGAAGCGAGCGACTACCTCAAATAATCGCTCGGATACCCGACGTTTCCACGACTCATCTGTCGTGGCCGAATTGAAGCACCGTTGCCCATTTGTCCGCATCGTGGTGAAGTCATCGTTTCCACGACTCATCTGTCGTGGCCGAATTGAAGCGGTATTTGGCAGTAAGGGTTGCCGCCGCAAAAGTCGCGTGTTTCCACGACTCATCTGTCGTGGCCGAATTGAAGCAGCCAGCCGTAGTGCCGGGAACGGGAGCCTATGGCAAGTTTCCACGACTCATCTGTCGTGGCCGAATTGAAGCGTTTTGCTGGCTCACAGTATATGTCCGCCACAACGGGTTTCCACGACTCATCTGTCGTGGCCGAATTGAAGCTTGACGTCCCGCCCGCCTTCCAGCTTGATCGACACCGTTTCCACGACTCATCTGTCGTGGCCGAATTGAAGCAACAGCCAGCTCCGCAAGGTGCCCGTGCGGCTGACCCGTTTCCACGACTCATCTGTCGTGGCCGAATTGAAGCCAGCATCCGGTCTATGTTGGTCGAAAAAATGTCGTAGTTTCCACGACTCATCTGTCGTGGCCGAATTGAAGCTTGTTGGCCAAGACGACCTCGTACACGATCCTGAACAGTTTCCACGACTCATCTGTCGTGGCCGAATTGAAGCTATTGGGCGATCGGTTAATGGTTTACTTGAAATCTTGTTTCCACGACTCATCTGTCGTGGCCGAATTGAAGCGAGTAAAAATGTATGCAGGACAGTAAAAAGTATTACAGTTTCCACGACTCATCTGTCGTGGCCGAATTGAAGCCGCTGGCGGTGACCTCGATGTCCAAGGTGAATCGAGGTTTCCACGACTCATCTGTCGTGGCCGAATTGAAGCATCTAAGCTGTTCTTTTGTTGGACAAGTTCTTCGATCGTTTCCACGACTCATCTGTCGTGGCCGAATTGAAGCGGCCGTAACGCGAGTACTAATTGCGTGTTTTCGTTGTTTCCACGACTCATCTGTCGTGGCCGAATTGAAGCTTCTTCTAACTGTGCTTGACATTGTTCCGGAACAGTGTTTCCACGACTCATCTGTCGTGGCCGAATTGAAGCAATCGCACATGCCGCATATCGTTTGTGCGGCAGCGGGGTTTCCACGACTCATCTGTCGTGGCCGAATTGAAGCGGATTATCGCCCGATGCTCTCGCTTACCCCCCCGGGCGGGAATGGCCGCTAGCGCGAAATACCTCGCTTGACTGCGGCAGTCAATGCGAGATGGCTTGACTCTGAGAGAGAAGCGAATCAAAAATAACAGTTTGTACTGACATAAATTGCCTGCCTGGGGAACCTAAAACCCTGAATTGTGATTTCGAGTGTTCCGTTCCTCTATGTGTT
The genomic region above belongs to Telmatocola sphagniphila and contains:
- the cas3g gene encoding type I-G CRISPR-associated helicase/endonuclease Cas3g, giving the protein MKFEESFHALTGNAPFPWQVALFDKFKEGAFPASCNLPTGLGKTSVLAIWLLAFKENPTHVPRRLVYVVNRRTVVDQTTNEAEKLKENCSKVGITELAISTLRGQFADNREWSADPSRPAIICGTVDMIGSRLLFSGYGIGFKAKPLHAGFLGQDVLLVHDEAHLEPAFQELLIAIEKEQRRCNEFQKFHVVELSATSRAGGEVFGLTKEELNVPKSIPKAPIEPEQETPLQVVHRRMKAKKGIKFHPFAKDQLARKIDELIETQWKDSGKAILIFVRAVADVEKIEKLLSERNKKVEHKPVQVLTGTLRGLERDRLAENDAIFARFLAKPKVTPQVGTVYFICTSAGEVGVDLSADHLISDLTPLDSMMQRFGRVNRRGLGEANIDIFYEAEPDPKKEDDAFERARWKTKAILERLPVCDWSADRREAAPIELRVLNLTKEERKAAFTPEPTILPVTDILFDAWSLTTIKEKMPGRPPVEPYLHGLPTEWQPPEAHVAWRIEVGEITGKMLEEYAPADLLEDYPLKPHELLKDNASRIFERLKRLKVDATTPVWILSEDDSVKPLTLGDLIKGDKEYLNYKTILLPPSAGGFASGMLASESTTANDVADECYDVKNLQIRKRIFNEKEAPEEMKLEREIVFREGEDKDGEPIKIWYWYVRPQSTDSPNARATKEYFLQPHLDDAKQAAEQFVDNLKMPEPLRTAVVVAAQFHDIGKRRKVWQNSLGNIGYPKFEWAKSGRKMAALELNRYRHEFGSVLDVTSHFEFQKLDEAIKELVFHLIAAHHGRARPHFPVDEAFDPEPKGRNVEVVIKEVPRRFARLQRKYGRWGLAFLESLVRAADIQASKKAEGNDK
- the cas7g gene encoding type I-G CRISPR-associated RAMP protein Csb1/Cas7g — encoded protein: MSNLKRFDEFLKQDGPVALVLRQHLMPVEGQDGVVFPATYAAGGNFPGGYNIDSFENKTNVALIDSIGSQANRIEPIFAEEDYKHLIPQISVTVGVKQISILEAGHRAGDAIVRCSSLAPTLQDAFKAVLSGSAEPIAKIAPTSLVFGVWDSRDTQVKLPRVFASTIRAFEVRRLTRSAQYNPPIDYSTLEVFSEEEKAKAEGDTKNPLAKRGFVHVPAIGSHGGVIADGGIRRDATLSLAALRLLHVGNDQDRTLALRRYILGLSLIAITYPPAGYLRQGCLLVLNPSKANENEFVEVQSSGERKPCNLTHDEAKKYATEAAIAFGVGPSQTVPFEKERAKRDVSGVAAENGMIDGKITKVESESITIKRGKKDTPVTVGSETKYFLGDAESNYELVVVKGKSVEAEVANGVAVKITSK
- the csb2 gene encoding type I-G CRISPR-associated protein Csb2; the encoded protein is MKTQLCVTIRYLQPLSHGRGAGGEPEWPPTPLRLFQALVAAAAARWNERMVLAYAVPALRWLEGRPFPIIVAAPAQISEVKCQFYVPDNTGDLLVPAFTRGDLQRGVNRSEKIILPVHLNGEAVHYIYELTDGECPHIETLTAAARSITHLGWGIDMAVGNAAIMDEKEVSALKGEVWRPVPDSSGTPLRVPIQGTLDALISKHEAFLNRLSKDGFKPVPPLSTFKVVRYRRATDSASKPWIAFQILRPEADRIASFDTPRRCRDVAAWVRHVTGQVCDGWPFGSTESFVHGHAGPNRQLKGEEADKRFSYLPLPTINHALNRVEAIRRVLITAPPGFQDRIDWIRRRLPGQDLIDLEGEVKGILNILPTNNWVLEQYTTESCCWSTVTPVMWPGHDDNDARKAEKLLRNAFIHAGLAPEVVAGIEELDWRPVGFRAGLDLAQNYRRPENLNGRMYHVRVKFAHPVRGPLAVGAGRYRGFGLFAKAEV
- the cas4g/cas1g gene encoding CRISPR-associated endonuclease Cas4g/Cas1g, coding for MQPLPRIDDQPVPLRMLNEFTYCPRLGYLEWVQGEWADSHDTLHGEFIHRNVDREDKKAIPEAEELGEDSLHARSLRLENAELGLVALVDVLELDGGIATPVDYKRGSVPDNAEHSWEPERVQICAQGLLLRAAGYNCSEGILYYSASKRRISIPFDEPLVRRTRDLIAEFRRVAQTGQIPPPLVDSPKCPRCSLVGICLPDETRLLANLSEESLSSEDPEKEVSPSNFRPPRAALIPRSDELPLHVTEQGARLCKDGERLAIEYQGERLGSFRLIDISQVCVYGNIQMTSQALAELVDRDIPICYFTQGGYFRGITHGLSHRNVELRIRQYAVAGNPHQALIIARAFIAGKIRNCRTILRRNRRKEEEQSLDDPFGNPTGEALPPSTTQRETDGVIERLKHHASEALRAESLESLMGTEGMAAKLYFGEFAKLLKNGLHFEGRNRRPPTDPVNATLSFLYALLAKECHVALQATGFDPMLGFLHRPRYGRPSLALDLAEEFRPLIADSTALSLLNTGELSKTHFVQRAGACSLIPTGRKALLTAWERRLSGEITHPVFGYVLSYRRVIALQARLLGRFLLGEIPAYPAFKTR
- the cas2 gene encoding CRISPR-associated endonuclease Cas2 — protein: MRNIYIIAYDIVDDKRRTKVHKILKGRGEALQYSVFQCALSRSEYVVLQSDLWEILNLHEDRVVLVDLGPQVGRGSLAMESWGRALMDPVEPGAPMII